A window of the Butyricimonas virosa genome harbors these coding sequences:
- a CDS encoding PadR family transcriptional regulator gives MNIENTQAQMRKGILEYCILLIISQQDAYVPDIISKLKASKMIVVEGTIYPLLTRLKNTGLLSYRWEESQQGPPRKYYSITEQGRGFLKELENSWDELTSAVNSIKENHNN, from the coding sequence ATGAATATTGAAAACACACAAGCTCAAATGAGGAAGGGAATCTTGGAATACTGCATTTTACTGATCATCTCGCAACAGGACGCCTACGTGCCGGATATCATCAGTAAACTGAAAGCTTCCAAGATGATCGTGGTCGAAGGGACGATATATCCCTTGTTGACCCGACTGAAGAATACCGGTCTACTGTCATACCGCTGGGAAGAGTCGCAACAAGGTCCTCCCCGCAAGTATTACAGTATCACGGAACAAGGGCGAGGTTTTCTCAAGGAACTCGAAAACTCCTGGGATGAATTGACCTCTGCCGTGAACAGCATTAAAGAAAACCATAACAACTAA
- the gpmI gene encoding 2,3-bisphosphoglycerate-independent phosphoglycerate mutase: protein MKRVLLMILDGWGVGKHDHSDAIGSTPTPNITELASNNPRALLYTSGENVGLPDGQMGNSEVGHLNIGAGRVVYQDLVKINRACRDHSIAQNPEIVKAFNYAKENGKQVHFMGLVSNGGVHSSLDHVFALCDLSKEFGIEKTFVHCFMDGRDTDPKSGKGFIEELQDHMKQSTGKIASVIGRYYAMDRDSRWERIKEAYDLLVDGVGTPVTDAEAGVQASYDAGVTDEFIKPIVCVDEAGKPVGTIQPGDMVIFFNFRNDRAKELTIVLTQEDKPDFGMKTMPLYYCTMTPYDAKFKGLHILFDKENVENTIGEYISKQGLKQLRIAETEKYAHVTFFLNGGREEPFEGESRILVPSPKVATYDLQPEMSAPIVTEKIVEQLNEKSVDFICLNYANGDMVGHTGVYEAIQKAVATVDECVGKTVAAARANGYDVLIIADHGNADNAVNEDGTPNTAHSLNPVPCIWVTDSKCDHLRDGVLADVAPTVLAIMGLPQPKEMTGKSLLV from the coding sequence ATGAAGAGAGTTTTATTGATGATACTGGACGGTTGGGGTGTTGGAAAACACGATCATTCGGATGCGATCGGGAGTACTCCGACTCCTAACATCACGGAATTGGCAAGTAATAATCCCCGTGCTTTGTTGTACACGAGCGGGGAGAATGTCGGGTTGCCCGACGGTCAGATGGGGAATTCCGAAGTCGGGCATTTGAATATTGGAGCCGGACGGGTGGTTTACCAGGATTTGGTGAAGATTAACCGGGCTTGTCGGGATCATTCCATTGCCCAAAACCCGGAGATCGTGAAGGCGTTTAATTATGCTAAAGAGAACGGGAAACAGGTGCATTTCATGGGACTGGTTTCTAACGGGGGAGTACATAGTTCGTTGGATCACGTGTTTGCCTTGTGCGATTTGTCGAAGGAGTTCGGGATCGAGAAGACCTTTGTTCATTGCTTTATGGACGGTCGGGACACGGACCCGAAGAGTGGAAAGGGATTTATCGAGGAGTTGCAGGACCACATGAAACAATCCACGGGTAAGATAGCTTCCGTGATCGGGCGTTATTATGCCATGGACCGGGATTCCCGCTGGGAGCGTATCAAGGAGGCTTATGACTTGTTGGTGGATGGTGTGGGTACCCCGGTAACGGACGCCGAGGCAGGAGTGCAGGCTTCTTATGACGCGGGGGTAACGGACGAGTTCATCAAACCGATTGTTTGCGTGGACGAGGCCGGAAAGCCCGTGGGAACGATACAACCGGGTGATATGGTGATATTCTTTAATTTCCGTAACGACCGTGCCAAGGAGTTGACCATCGTGCTGACACAGGAAGACAAGCCGGATTTCGGGATGAAGACCATGCCGTTGTATTATTGTACGATGACTCCTTACGATGCGAAATTCAAGGGTTTACATATCCTGTTTGATAAAGAGAACGTGGAGAATACGATCGGGGAATATATTTCCAAGCAGGGGTTGAAGCAGCTGCGTATTGCCGAGACGGAGAAATATGCTCACGTGACATTCTTTCTGAACGGGGGACGAGAAGAGCCTTTCGAGGGAGAGAGCCGTATTTTGGTACCTTCTCCGAAAGTGGCTACCTACGATTTGCAACCTGAAATGTCTGCCCCTATCGTGACCGAGAAGATCGTGGAACAGTTGAATGAAAAGAGTGTTGATTTCATTTGCTTGAATTACGCGAACGGGGATATGGTGGGACATACCGGGGTGTACGAGGCTATCCAGAAAGCCGTGGCTACCGTGGATGAGTGCGTGGGTAAGACCGTGGCTGCCGCACGTGCTAACGGTTACGACGTGTTGATTATTGCCGACCACGGGAATGCCGATAACGCGGTGAACGAGGACGGGACGCCGAACACGGCTCACTCGCTGAACCCGGTGCCTTGTATTTGGGTTACCGATTCCAAGTGTGATCACTTGCGGGACGGGGTTCTGGCCGATGTCGCCCCCACGGTTCTCGCGATTATGGGACTTCCACAGCCCAAGGAAATGACGGGAAAATCGTTATTAGTTTGA
- a CDS encoding helix-turn-helix domain-containing protein, which produces MLGIKQETLAAELNMTQQAFSKLEQKEQIEDEMLDKIAKILHVSTEALKTMSEEATINYINTFTDNENGHFFTQNCQYTFNPIDKIVELYERLVKAEQEKVALLEEQLKNK; this is translated from the coding sequence ATGCTAGGGATTAAACAAGAAACCCTCGCGGCCGAATTAAACATGACACAACAAGCATTTTCAAAATTAGAGCAAAAAGAACAAATTGAAGACGAAATGCTTGATAAGATTGCGAAAATATTGCACGTTTCCACGGAGGCCCTGAAAACGATGAGTGAAGAGGCTACTATTAATTATATCAACACGTTTACAGATAATGAAAACGGACATTTTTTCACTCAAAATTGTCAATACACGTTTAATCCTATAGACAAAATTGTAGAACTCTACGAACGGCTAGTCAAAGCCGAACAAGAAAAAGTCGCTCTACTGGAAGAACAGTTGAAGAACAAGTAA
- a CDS encoding DUF3109 family protein → MIQIGDTIISLDIFEKKFCCDLAVCKGICCVEGDSGAPLEEGEAEQIRENYGKIKPHMKPEGIAAVEEQGFSVVDIEGDMVTPLIGGRECAYIIEENGCSWCAIEKAWSRGESSFRKPISCHMYPIRVKQYQNYEAMNYDQWTICACARLKGEQEGIPVYVFLKDALIRKYGEEWYEQLCYAAREIETGKIKFGR, encoded by the coding sequence ATGATACAGATAGGAGATACGATTATAAGTCTGGATATTTTCGAGAAGAAGTTTTGTTGTGATTTAGCAGTTTGCAAGGGAATTTGCTGCGTGGAGGGGGATTCGGGGGCACCTTTGGAAGAAGGGGAGGCGGAACAGATCCGGGAGAATTACGGGAAGATTAAACCTCACATGAAACCTGAGGGGATTGCTGCCGTGGAAGAACAGGGCTTTTCCGTGGTCGACATCGAGGGTGACATGGTTACGCCGCTAATCGGGGGACGGGAGTGTGCGTATATTATCGAGGAGAACGGGTGTTCGTGGTGTGCCATTGAAAAAGCGTGGAGCCGGGGTGAGAGTTCTTTCCGAAAACCGATATCTTGCCATATGTACCCGATTCGGGTGAAACAGTACCAGAATTACGAGGCGATGAATTATGACCAGTGGACGATTTGTGCTTGCGCCCGCTTAAAGGGTGAGCAAGAGGGAATTCCGGTGTACGTGTTTTTGAAAGATGCTCTCATTCGCAAATACGGGGAGGAATGGTACGAGCAGTTATGTTACGCTGCACGGGAGATTGAGACGGGAAAAATCAAGTTCGGACGCTAA
- the gcvP gene encoding aminomethyl-transferring glycine dehydrogenase: MATEKFLWRHIGPRPEDIENMLKVVGVSSLDELIEQTVPESIRLKKPLDLPAPLTEFEFISRMKAVASKNKLYRTFIGQGYYDTITPAVIQRNILENPAWYTSYTPYQAEVSQGRLEALLNFQTMVVELTGMEISNCSLLDEATAAAESMTMMYGLRGKEMKKAGANKLFVDNQIFPQTKDVLITRSAPQGIELVYGDYDTFEFTPDVFGAIIQYPAANGEVRDYKAFADRVHANGALLSVVADMMSLVLLTPPGEWGADVVVGTTQRFGIPMSYGGPHAAYMATREEYKRNIVGRIIGVTIDAQGNHALRLALQTREQHIKREKASSNICTAKALNATMAGFYAAYHGREGLERIARHIHSAAVILAEEIQKLGYKLKVNKFFDTLRFELPEGVSQAAVRDAALEQEINLFYCNCGCGKVVGLSTDEKINEKEINTLIGIFAKAAGKTAAHVQFLDDRTVLDPVMLRDDEILQQSVFNIYHSETGMMRYMKNLERRDISLATSMISLGSCTMKLNAAVEMLPITWPELGAIHPFAPMSQAEGYQQMIRETEEMLCKVTGFAGCSLMPNSGAAGEYSALMVIRQYHISRGEGHRNVILIPASAHGTNPASSSMAGFKILVTATDPEGNIDVEDFRKKAIENRDNLIGAMITYPSTHGIFEESIKELCKIVHENGGQVFMDGANMNGQCGLTSPGEIGADACHLNLHKTFAMPHGGGGPGVGPICVASHLVKFLPSHTMVKTGGEEGIHAVAAAPYGSVGMLPVTYGYLLMLGGEGLAMVTKMAILNANYLASSFEKLGFKILFKGSKGRVGHEMIWDCNMFNKEYGISELDIAKRLMDFGFHAPTLSFPVHGTLMVEPTESEPKEELDRFIEALKTIREEMIEVGEGKADKTDNVLKNAPHTHKVLTADEWSHAYPRSKAAYPLAWVAENKFWPQVGRVDDGYGDRNLMCTCDPLESYADEK; this comes from the coding sequence ATGGCAACAGAGAAATTTTTGTGGAGACACATAGGGCCGCGTCCAGAGGATATTGAAAATATGCTCAAAGTGGTTGGTGTTAGTTCACTTGATGAGTTGATCGAACAAACCGTACCGGAGTCCATCCGTTTGAAAAAACCGTTGGATTTGCCGGCTCCTCTTACCGAGTTCGAGTTTATCTCCCGGATGAAGGCGGTAGCTTCAAAAAATAAATTATACAGAACTTTTATCGGTCAAGGGTATTATGACACGATTACCCCTGCTGTGATTCAACGGAATATTTTGGAGAACCCGGCTTGGTACACGTCATACACTCCCTATCAGGCAGAAGTTTCACAAGGTCGTTTGGAGGCTTTATTGAATTTCCAGACGATGGTGGTGGAACTTACCGGGATGGAAATTTCTAACTGTTCGCTACTTGACGAGGCCACGGCTGCTGCAGAATCGATGACGATGATGTACGGTTTGCGTGGTAAAGAGATGAAAAAAGCGGGAGCGAATAAATTGTTTGTTGATAATCAGATATTCCCGCAAACGAAAGACGTGTTAATCACCCGTTCTGCCCCGCAAGGAATCGAGTTGGTGTACGGTGATTATGATACGTTCGAGTTTACCCCGGATGTGTTCGGTGCTATTATCCAGTACCCGGCTGCTAACGGTGAGGTACGTGATTATAAAGCATTCGCCGATCGGGTACACGCTAATGGGGCGTTGTTGTCGGTTGTGGCTGACATGATGAGTCTCGTGTTGTTGACCCCTCCGGGAGAATGGGGTGCTGACGTGGTTGTCGGAACAACCCAACGTTTCGGTATCCCGATGTCTTACGGTGGACCTCACGCTGCTTACATGGCGACGAGAGAGGAATATAAACGTAACATCGTGGGACGTATTATCGGTGTGACGATTGATGCACAGGGAAATCATGCATTGCGTTTGGCTTTGCAAACCCGTGAACAACATATCAAACGGGAAAAAGCTTCTTCCAATATCTGTACTGCCAAGGCTTTGAATGCCACGATGGCCGGATTCTATGCTGCTTATCACGGTCGTGAAGGATTGGAGAGAATTGCCCGTCACATTCATTCCGCTGCCGTGATATTGGCAGAGGAAATCCAAAAATTGGGTTATAAACTGAAAGTAAATAAATTCTTCGATACATTGCGTTTCGAGTTGCCGGAGGGTGTTTCTCAGGCTGCCGTGCGTGATGCTGCTTTGGAGCAGGAAATCAACTTGTTCTACTGTAACTGTGGTTGCGGTAAGGTCGTGGGGTTGTCAACGGACGAGAAGATTAACGAGAAGGAAATTAACACGTTGATCGGTATTTTCGCTAAAGCTGCCGGAAAGACGGCTGCACACGTGCAATTCCTTGATGACCGTACGGTGCTTGATCCGGTGATGTTGCGTGACGATGAAATCCTGCAACAATCCGTGTTTAACATCTACCATTCTGAGACTGGAATGATGCGTTACATGAAGAACTTGGAGAGAAGAGATATTTCTTTGGCTACTTCCATGATTTCTTTGGGATCTTGTACGATGAAATTGAATGCCGCTGTTGAGATGTTGCCGATCACTTGGCCGGAGTTGGGTGCAATCCACCCGTTTGCCCCGATGTCTCAAGCAGAGGGTTATCAACAAATGATCCGGGAAACCGAGGAAATGTTGTGCAAGGTGACCGGATTTGCCGGATGTAGCTTGATGCCGAATTCCGGTGCTGCCGGAGAATATTCCGCTTTGATGGTGATCCGTCAATATCATATCTCTCGTGGAGAAGGTCATCGTAACGTAATCCTGATCCCGGCTTCCGCTCACGGAACGAACCCGGCTTCCAGTTCTATGGCAGGTTTCAAGATTCTTGTTACCGCTACCGACCCGGAAGGAAATATCGATGTGGAAGACTTCCGCAAGAAAGCTATCGAGAACCGGGATAACTTGATTGGTGCGATGATTACCTACCCATCAACTCACGGTATTTTCGAGGAATCAATCAAGGAATTGTGCAAGATCGTTCACGAGAACGGTGGACAGGTATTCATGGATGGTGCTAACATGAACGGGCAGTGTGGTTTGACTAGCCCGGGAGAGATTGGTGCTGACGCTTGTCACTTGAATTTGCACAAGACATTTGCTATGCCTCACGGTGGTGGTGGTCCAGGTGTCGGCCCGATCTGCGTGGCGTCTCATTTGGTGAAATTCTTACCGTCACACACGATGGTGAAGACCGGAGGCGAGGAAGGTATTCACGCCGTGGCTGCCGCTCCTTACGGTTCTGTTGGAATGTTACCTGTAACTTACGGTTACTTGTTAATGTTGGGTGGTGAAGGTTTGGCTATGGTGACGAAGATGGCTATCTTGAATGCGAACTATCTGGCTTCATCTTTCGAGAAATTGGGATTCAAGATTTTGTTCAAGGGATCGAAAGGTCGTGTAGGTCACGAGATGATCTGGGATTGCAATATGTTCAATAAAGAATACGGAATTTCTGAGTTGGATATTGCCAAACGTTTGATGGACTTCGGTTTCCACGCTCCTACCTTGTCATTCCCTGTTCACGGGACTTTGATGGTTGAGCCGACGGAGAGCGAGCCGAAAGAAGAGTTGGATCGTTTCATCGAGGCGTTGAAGACTATTCGCGAGGAAATGATCGAGGTGGGTGAAGGTAAAGCCGACAAGACGGACAACGTTTTGAAGAATGCACCTCACACGCATAAAGTGTTGACGGCTGACGAGTGGAGTCACGCTTACCCGCGTAGCAAGGCAGCTTATCCGCTGGCTTGGGTGGCAGAGAACAAGTTCTGGCCGCAAGTAGGGCGTGTGGATGATGGTTATGGTGATCGTAACCTGATGTGTACCTGCGATCCGCTTGAGTCATACGCAGACGAGAAATAA
- a CDS encoding RNA polymerase sigma factor, producing the protein MLEQDVLLDLLARKDNRAYQYLYQCYYVALKALANHYVKDNDVAEDLVQDVFISLLESDYKFKTENDIKYFLYSSLKNKCISHSRKQKVRDKYYQDVVSSLNEEEHFWDKVLEEDVYARLMAAIETLPPQCKLVMIMTLDGLKASEIAERLHISVDTVKDHKSNGKKKLTAQLKDAELLCLIGFLWL; encoded by the coding sequence ATGTTGGAGCAAGATGTTTTGTTGGATTTATTGGCACGTAAGGATAACCGGGCTTATCAATATTTATATCAATGTTATTATGTAGCGTTGAAAGCGTTGGCGAATCATTACGTGAAGGATAATGACGTGGCGGAAGATCTGGTGCAGGATGTGTTTATTTCTTTGTTGGAAAGTGACTACAAGTTCAAGACGGAGAATGACATCAAGTATTTTTTATACAGTTCTCTGAAAAATAAATGTATTAGTCATTCCAGAAAACAGAAAGTCCGGGATAAATATTACCAAGATGTTGTGTCTTCGCTGAATGAAGAGGAACATTTTTGGGATAAGGTGCTGGAAGAGGATGTTTATGCCCGGTTGATGGCAGCTATCGAGACCCTGCCGCCTCAGTGTAAATTAGTAATGATAATGACCCTAGATGGGTTGAAAGCGTCGGAAATTGCCGAACGTTTGCATATTTCCGTGGATACCGTGAAGGATCATAAAAGTAACGGGAAGAAAAAATTGACCGCCCAGTTGAAAGATGCAGAGTTGCTCTGTTTGATTGGGTTCCTTTGGTTGTAA
- a CDS encoding FecR family protein translates to MNDKEMLFKISLLISKSLSGDITKEEQTELDSWREKSEYNKKLFERICSEMVMREKLAQYKSANVQTAFDTFVKRREKLHSGQRWIGKLSRYAAIFIVPVLAVVFYYSQRENVEITEQPQSKSGVFTIQRNLPVLTLSNGKEMVLYNQELLLEEENGVRISVNEEGRMQYDRADSVGTEMVYNTLTTPSQCDFTFTLADGTKVWMNAKSSLRYPVAFQGRERVVYAEGEIYLEVARDEKHPFFVMLNGMKVEVLGTSFNVNSYADENYTEVTLVEGHVAAYVDDKNYDLLPSRQLRWDKENESVDVRTVNVNDYIAWKKGQYVFKGRSLEEVAKVLERWYDVEIVFESEKSKEAVYTGVINKEENFDAFVLRLRETSSLSCRMESNRLYVK, encoded by the coding sequence ATGAACGATAAAGAAATGTTATTCAAGATATCCTTGTTGATTTCCAAGAGTTTATCTGGGGATATCACGAAAGAGGAACAAACCGAATTAGATTCGTGGCGGGAAAAATCCGAATATAACAAGAAGTTGTTTGAGCGAATTTGTTCGGAGATGGTAATGCGGGAAAAACTTGCTCAATATAAGAGTGCGAACGTGCAGACAGCGTTTGATACATTTGTTAAAAGAAGAGAGAAACTACATTCTGGTCAGCGCTGGATAGGAAAGTTATCCCGTTATGCGGCAATTTTTATCGTACCCGTGTTGGCTGTGGTATTTTATTATAGCCAGAGAGAGAACGTTGAAATAACTGAACAACCACAATCCAAGAGTGGGGTGTTTACGATTCAGAGAAATTTGCCGGTGCTGACACTTTCTAACGGGAAAGAAATGGTCCTGTATAATCAGGAATTATTGCTGGAAGAAGAGAACGGGGTAAGAATTTCAGTGAATGAAGAGGGACGTATGCAATATGACCGGGCGGATTCCGTGGGAACGGAAATGGTGTATAACACTCTGACAACGCCTTCACAGTGCGATTTTACGTTCACTTTGGCAGATGGAACAAAGGTGTGGATGAATGCTAAATCTTCTTTACGCTATCCGGTTGCTTTTCAGGGGAGAGAACGGGTGGTTTACGCGGAGGGAGAGATATACCTGGAAGTGGCCCGGGATGAGAAACATCCGTTTTTCGTGATGCTTAACGGGATGAAGGTGGAGGTGCTGGGAACTTCCTTTAACGTGAATTCCTATGCGGATGAGAATTACACGGAGGTGACATTGGTGGAAGGACACGTGGCGGCTTACGTGGACGACAAGAACTACGATCTATTGCCAAGCCGACAATTACGCTGGGATAAGGAGAATGAATCCGTGGATGTAAGAACCGTGAATGTTAATGATTATATCGCTTGGAAAAAAGGGCAATATGTATTTAAGGGGCGGTCTTTGGAAGAGGTCGCTAAAGTGTTGGAGCGTTGGTACGACGTGGAAATCGTCTTTGAGAGTGAAAAAAGCAAGGAGGCGGTTTACACGGGGGTAATTAATAAAGAGGAGAATTTTGATGCTTTTGTCTTACGATTGAGAGAGACGTCATCTCTGTCGTGTCGGATGGAAAGTAATAGATTATATGTCAAGTAA
- a CDS encoding TlpA disulfide reductase family protein, producing the protein MKRILVLGCLLISFVGLFGQNETSKETKDCTIQGVLDGVYKGTKVYLVEEEEINGASKVIDSCDVKDNRYTFVVKNVTVPRMYFVKSGDPNCLSPITPVWVEPGDVKVRAKSEFFVNCTVTGTANNEIFSAYNAEMKHFVDSMLRSANIDRLLNRNQSQADQERNFKARTAQHNNRSLCLQEELVRRYYDQAIAPFMIFWEMKANVTLDQLKELRAVVSPSLNEHPYTKQLDEYIRLAEFKVGSDMPDFELPDKDGKSFKLSSLRGKYVLVDFWASWCGPCMREMPNVVKLYKECKGKNFEIVGVSLDQKRDAWLNAVEKNKMKWIQVSDLKSWATAPVKLCNVSAVPYTVLVDPDGKVIALDLRGEELIKKIKEVLKK; encoded by the coding sequence ATGAAAAGAATTTTAGTATTAGGATGTTTGTTAATATCATTTGTCGGGCTTTTCGGGCAAAATGAAACCTCAAAAGAGACGAAAGATTGTACGATTCAAGGAGTGCTAGATGGTGTTTATAAAGGAACGAAGGTTTATTTGGTGGAAGAAGAGGAGATTAATGGTGCCTCCAAGGTGATTGATAGTTGTGATGTCAAGGATAATCGTTATACATTTGTTGTAAAGAATGTGACTGTTCCACGGATGTATTTTGTGAAAAGTGGAGATCCGAATTGCTTGAGCCCGATCACTCCAGTTTGGGTAGAGCCGGGAGATGTGAAAGTTAGAGCTAAGTCTGAGTTTTTTGTGAATTGTACTGTCACGGGAACGGCGAATAACGAGATTTTTAGCGCTTACAATGCAGAGATGAAACATTTTGTGGATAGTATGCTGCGTTCGGCTAATATTGATCGGTTGTTGAATAGAAATCAATCACAGGCAGATCAGGAAAGAAATTTTAAAGCTCGTACGGCTCAACATAATAACAGGTCTTTGTGTCTGCAGGAAGAATTAGTTCGCAGGTATTATGATCAGGCAATAGCCCCGTTTATGATTTTCTGGGAGATGAAAGCGAACGTTACTCTTGACCAATTAAAAGAATTACGTGCAGTGGTTTCCCCGAGTTTGAACGAGCATCCTTACACGAAACAATTGGATGAATATATTCGTTTGGCTGAGTTTAAGGTGGGGAGTGATATGCCGGATTTTGAATTACCAGATAAGGATGGGAAATCGTTTAAATTGAGTAGTTTGAGAGGGAAATACGTGTTGGTAGATTTTTGGGCGTCTTGGTGTGGCCCGTGTATGCGGGAAATGCCTAACGTGGTGAAACTGTACAAAGAGTGTAAAGGGAAGAATTTCGAAATCGTGGGTGTTTCTTTGGATCAGAAGCGGGATGCATGGTTGAATGCAGTGGAAAAGAATAAGATGAAATGGATTCAAGTGAGTGACTTGAAGTCTTGGGCAACCGCTCCCGTGAAATTGTGTAATGTATCAGCAGTTCCTTACACGGTTTTGGTGGATCCGGATGGTAAGGTTATCGCTCTTGATCTTCGGGGTGAGGAACTGATTAAAAAAATAAAGGAAGTTTTAAAGAAATAA